The sequence CCTAGTGTGCTACGCGCACAATCTGAGATCTGATGTTTGGTGCACCAGTGCAAGTTTCACCACTTTCACTAGTTAAACCTGTACGTCTCAGTCATCGCCATTTTAATGCACTGAGCGCCTCCTACTTCTAATACAGAACACATGCGAAACGTCACTCTTCATGACGAAGCTTGTGAAGTAAGGCTAGGCATAACACGTGCGCGTCCCACCCTATTTCATTACATTTCGCGCCTTCATTTCAGGTGGCGCGAAATACAGCGATAAACTGGCCCTTCTCTTTTTGGATCTCAAAGTGACCAACGTCGAAGAAAAGCAAAAATACCGGGCCGGTGTCGACATCGGGCGAAAACTCCTGCGAGACCTCTGGAAGAGAGGTAGGAGAAgccatgtttatttatttattcattcattcatttatggCAATCTGTGCTCTGAGGCTAGCCCGAAGACTATCATTTGAGTATTGCCGCTATGTGTTCCAATCGCTTCTATTTGCAATATTGCTCTTGTCCCCACACAATAATCCGAATGCGCGTGCATTACAAATATATTTATTATCTTGTTGCGATGAATTCAATCATATGGAGGGGAATTTATCACTGGAAAGTGACGACCGGTGAAAAATCACTTGGTTCCTAAACAAAATATATAGAAGCATAGTCAGATGAACAAGAAATATACATTGTTTCTTGAACGTGAAAAGTGACAGTAATTGCTGTTCACACCTGAGAAATCTGTCAAGCAATAAACATACACACAATAAATGAACACGTAATCACATATTATTTTATGTGTACTGTTCGGAACACAGCGAGACGTACTTCGATAAAACAGCGTTTAACTACTCTACGCTATCCTCAATCTTCTAGGAAATCAGATGGTACTATCGTAAAATCACAATAGCATGATGAGCCCTCTATCATCAAAACAGCGTGTCGAAAGAGGGTTGGCCAAAACTGCGAAGTACACAGGATATTAGCTGGCAGTGAATCTTTACTTCAACAGTTCAATTCTACTAGGTATAATTAGGGAACTCAAGATATTTTCCGATCCCTTGGTTAAGTTTCTGTTCTTTTAGCACATTTCTCACTAGGTTAGACGCACTTCTGCATCACGGCACAGCAGCGCATTCAATTGTTCCATGAGGCTACGCCATGATCGCAAGAAATGAGCAGTGCTGCGTTTCATGCGTGTATTCCACGATGTGCGTAATTTTATAGATGGAACATGTTGTAACCTGTTGTCACATATGACGACGTCATGCTAGCTCTCAATTATTGTGAAGTGTATTTCCACGACTTTCGCTGTGCAAGTTGGTTCTTTTTACTGATCCGTATGCTACTAATGTAAAAAACTGTACATATAATTGTCCCGATTAGATGCCATGAACAGGGCCTCCATGTATGGCAACAAGGTCACAATTTGTGCAACACATATTGTGCTGGTCGGGTTGCCACGTTTCCTCTGCATCCAAggtttatttttttcatgtcatTTCGCGTTATAAAGCCCTCATTTTTCGGGGCTTTACGCTGTGTGCGATGGCACAGCGAGCCGTAATAAAACATTGTCCATTCGCTGGAATACTCATGAAGAAATAGAACTAAATCTCGTCCATAAACCTCCACTTTATCTAAATTTAGATTCTGTTAAGTCTTCCGACGTAGTTCTTACGGAAATAAGTCTACAACGGATTGAAGGCAACGGAAAATATGGCATTCGAAGTGTCCAGAAGCTATTCTATAACACTATAAATTGTGGGCTCAGGGCCAATCGTCGGCCGCAGCCCTCATAACGAACACAAGGGCAGCCACAAACAAAACACCGTTACCAGCTGAACATCCACTGAAGGGCTGTCCTAGCGGAAGGGAAGCCTGAGCGCCAGGCCGCTCGTTATCTTTTTGCGATTGACGGCTTGGCGGCAGCCAGTGCCccccaaaatttaaaaaaaagcgaaTTTACCTGTTGACTCCTTTCTAACGTTTCTTGCAGTACCTACATGGCAAGCGATGAACGTCCTACTGTCCGTTCCAAGCGTCTCCGACAAAGAAGTGCTGCGCGGGGCAGTCCACACAGTTTCTCGCTTATCACCCATCATGCTGGACAAGATAGGTGACCATCATTCTCTCGACTGTCGCTGTACTTTGCTTTTGCAAGAAGACATATGTCTCAAATATCAAGTGATGTGCTCATATAGCATAGCAAAGTGCTTTCGTACCAAGCATATATGAAAAACAACTGAAATTATGAACCCAGTGTGCTGGAGACGGCCAAAAGATTCCTGTTTACCAGAAGGTGCTACAAAATAGGACGCCAGCGCCGGAGAACGACTGTACTGAGGATTTAGGACAGATGAAATCTGAGGCACAGCTGAGTTAATCTAAATGGCGACGAGAAAGCCGAAACACCGTATACAGGGACAGGCTATCTTCGCTGCAAAATCTACACGACACAAGGTGATACTCTCAGAAATTTCAGAGACCGCGTAGGATTTTAAGGGCTGCGTAAGTACGACTGATACGTTTTTCACTCTATTAGAAGCAAAATATTTCAACTCCCTTGTCGAGTACATCATGTGTCTTGTCGTTTCACCTGTCCCTGTGTCTTTAAGGGCAGCAGGTCAATTCACCAACATGTCGTAAATCAGGCCCAAACAGCCATTTTTAACTGTGGTGCAGCCAGTTCGCAACCATTATGCAATTTAGGATGACAGTGTGCATCAGTTTATGGCATATCTTATGTCCACCGCTAAAAGTTATGCTACTTAAAAATTATGAGACTAATAGACTACTGATCGAGTTGGTAATCCATGCTAAAGGGAAAAAATCTTCGCACAGGATTTGATATCAGCAACAATGACAAGCTGGACAATATACGAAGCCTGTACGCGGACCTCGGCATACAAGGTCACCGCTGGCAAGGGGATGGCATCTCAAACTGCCTGTCTTACCTGCGACCAGCCGCCAGGATCCAGGATATCATCGACAACCGCGAAACTGAAGAAGTTGGCCGCTACGTTGAGAAGGCTTACCAGTGGACGGTGGACCTGCCCAAACAGATTCGTCGCTCACTCAGGTACACTCATCAAGGGTACATAAAAATCGTAATAAATGGTCTCACTGGACAACTAGTGAACcgcagctttttttttacatacaCCTAAACATCATGACTCTTTGTAAAGATTGTCGCGAAAGAAACCTTGGAGGGGAAAGTTGGGCTAGGACTCGTGGCCAGCAATATATTGAGGAGTGAGGTTCTTGAGGGGTTTTGCGACAGCTGTCTTCATTCTTTGAATGTAAAATTTTGTCATACAACCTTCTCTACACATAAGTGCAAAGAACCCGGGGCAGATTCAGAGTTGCTCCAAAGTAGCTTTAGAGGAGGACTTCACAGAAGTATACAGATAGTAGGGAGGAGGGGACTCGCTGCACGATGATAATGTTAGCctaaatgcaataaaaaactcagagcctccctcccccccccccttttccttcTTTCCCACTCCACTTGGTTTATCCGTCTTCAGCAGCGAGGCTGCACTCACCTATTCCTAAGGATAAATTATTAAACGATCTTTGCTCAGCAAAGTTCAGGTTTACGACAGTCTTTGATGAACCTCAACACCTATGTCTCGGGAGTCTGATAACTTCTTTACAATGACTCTCTTTTCAGGAGGGGCGTGGATGGCATAATCACGAATAAGCCTCAGCGCTTAGCGAGGATTATGCGGGAAGGCGAATTCAACACCACTCTGCGACCCGCCAACGTCGCCGACAGTCCCTGGACTCGCTTCGGCGGCCTGTCTCCGCTTCCAAGGCTGCCCTCGGACGACATGGACATTCTAGGAGACGACGACTTTCCGCGGTCGCGTTGACAGCCAGGGCCGAGCCGACATAACCTATTGAGACTGTGAATGATTCTAGACTAAACTACACGTGCTGCCTATATGCGTGAGTCGTGGCTTCTAATCGCGAAGCAGAGGCAAAGAATCATCACCTGTCACAAAACACACATAAACTATAAAAAacctgcagtggcgtagccagaaacattTTCGGGGTGGGGGTAGGGGcgagggggtttcaaccatattttattgaTGTTCgagcatgcgtttgtatgtgtgcgtatatatataaacatgcaaaactgaaacatttcggggagtctgaccccccccccccaaagtacCCCTGTTTACGCCAGTGACTCTGTGGTTCACAGCCTTGTTGGGAACACGTACGTGCTTGGTATTCGATTCCTTAATAATAACTCGTAGAATGACTGAAGGCACGAGTGCCTGCCTAGCTGAGGACACTGTGCTTGATCGGCATTCGAGTTGAGAACTTCTGAAAGGCACGGCTGAATACTACATAAGTGTTTCTTAAAGGTGAGCCCCGTAGACTGAAATTGCGTGTAGTTCTGGTGACTGTCAACGTCAGATGCCGCCGAAAAATGGCGTGAAGCGACAGAAAGTCTTAACGTTGAATTAGGAGTGATGGTGGATGGGTTAGAGAACACATCAGCGGCTCGTTGTTCTTGGTTAGACATATCAAACTTCCTGGCTCTTCGTGAGTTGTGAAAACCTATTTCGGGAACACTGCGCAAACTTTTTATCGGATCTTTATCTGCAGTGTTCGCGACTGGTGACCAAGAACTACGCGCCCAGGCAGCTTTTCGAAGGACCACAGAGTTCACGTTCGCCGCAAGTGGCGCGGCGACGTTGTTCATCTTGTGCTTATTAAGTTGCTTCCGTCAATGCTAGCATCTGGCGCTCCAGAAGCGAGGGGTGTCGTTGTTGCTGTATATTATTCCCCCAGCTTACAAATGTGCAAGCCCGGTCGAGTTGGTTTCCTCATAGAACGATGGTGTCAACCGCGCGGAATCAACCTTGGGAATGAATAGCTGAAAATAAAAAGCCAGCTGATTTCCAACTTGCTTCATATTACGAACTGCAGAAGGTATACACCACCGGTTATCAGGATGGCTTCGAAACAATATCGAGAGAATAGGAGACAGCTTCAGAATGAGCCCATTCTACCCCTTTAAGCCTAGCGAGGTAATAGCGCTCACCTTGTGGTAAGTGCGATTGGCGCAACTATCACTAACATTACAGATAGGTTTGGCCTCATTTATCTCTGGAATTAGGAACTATACCTCGTCAAAACGCCACACTGATCGAAGAAAGAATAATCAGATGATTACACTATGCATGCCTAGATGTCCCTGCTCGGCAGTGTACCCTTGCGTGTGTATAGCCGATCAGCTCTATCAAACTGCATAGGTAGCTTTGTGTATTCGGCCCTTTTCATATGAGACGGCAATAGAACACAATTCAGGGACAGTCCAATCTTTCTGAAGCAGGAACCACTCCGTCCACATGACCACCACGGTGACGTATGCTTAGACCTTTTTCTCTGCGGCCGCTTCCCACTGGCTAGgaagaaaaaaatccagccagctccacttcgcgaacactgtcgaaacagcgaagcttatgcccgtcattcatcaggctatatcgcaCTTCTATGTTTTTCATGTCTTCCCTCCGCTGGCGCTTAgctttatacccctgtcacacgggcacccgtgaactccgtttaactccctcgtcttttcctcgagggagatggggttcatgtcacacggtcaccatttcgctgaggaagttaaatggagcttttggtggagggcgTTCGGTAaagaccatttcggctcgatggagtactctcgttcccagccagctactgctacgctgaaaaccacACTAGCAAagtcgtcctaatgagctcaattataattttaagaACTATGCTAtgtttttgcgtagcatttcactccacgtagtgtaagttttagttgtattttttcggacatcagtgcttgtactctccacaccaacgtctcgccaagccgccgcctgtgaagcgtcgcgccatatttgtttctgcacgtgtgaggcgcacgcacaagcactgtgacagcaatggtga comes from Rhipicephalus sanguineus isolate Rsan-2018 chromosome 7, BIME_Rsan_1.4, whole genome shotgun sequence and encodes:
- the LOC119399760 gene encoding dermonecrotic toxin SPH — translated: MGFQRTKAAMATAVVVMFTIALRHAAAIDRRPVYNIAHMVNSIAKLDEAMADGANSVEADVSFADNGTATRLFHGVPCDCFRACDIEEDVPRFLQYVRKTTSGRGAKYSDKLALLFLDLKVTNVEEKQKYRAGVDIGRKLLRDLWKRVPTWQAMNVLLSVPSVSDKEVLRGAVHTVSRLSPIMLDKIGFDISNNDKLDNIRSLYADLGIQGHRWQGDGISNCLSYLRPAARIQDIIDNRETEEVGRYVEKAYQWTVDLPKQIRRSLRRGVDGIITNKPQRLARIMREGEFNTTLRPANVADSPWTRFGGLSPLPRLPSDDMDILGDDDFPRSR